A genome region from Opitutaceae bacterium includes the following:
- a CDS encoding beta-hydroxyacyl-ACP dehydratase, with product MPSTVTESIPHRPPFLFVDEIVSESPDGLVARRTWRADEDFYRGHYPGAPITPGVLLCEAVFQAGAVYLSRQASAQRTDLGSGVPLLAKISDVRFRNPVFPGDTVLIEVKRKDVMGGFTIMTGAVRKPDNTRILSVEFAVAWKVPNGSADATDKSPAA from the coding sequence ATGCCCTCAACGGTCACCGAGTCCATCCCTCATCGCCCTCCTTTCCTTTTTGTCGATGAAATCGTTTCAGAATCGCCGGACGGCCTTGTTGCCCGCCGCACCTGGCGGGCGGACGAGGATTTTTACCGGGGCCACTATCCGGGCGCGCCGATCACCCCGGGCGTCCTGCTCTGCGAGGCCGTATTTCAGGCTGGCGCCGTGTACCTGTCGAGGCAGGCTTCGGCGCAGAGGACCGACCTCGGATCCGGCGTGCCGCTTCTGGCAAAAATCAGTGACGTGCGGTTTCGGAATCCCGTGTTTCCGGGCGACACTGTTTTGATCGAGGTCAAGCGGAAGGATGTCATGGGTGGATTCACGATCATGACGGGCGCGGTAAGGAAACCGGACAACACGCGCATTCTGAGCGTTGAATTCGCGGTGGCATGGAAGGTGCCGAACGGGAGCGCCGACGCGACAGACAAATCCCCCGCAGCATGA
- a CDS encoding sulfurtransferase, with translation MMLITTDELNAHLNDPDWVVFDCRHDLIDTAKGERVYGEGHIPGAFLAGIDRDLSGRKVPGGGRHPLPDKRDFLAFLARCGVTPSSTIVAYDDAGGFFAARLWWMLSRWLGHKRVGLLDGGIVRWKSQNRKLSMDAPSPKVNPAMDRAANSDASVSVDELVSHLGDGKLLVVDARSGDRYRGEVEPMDRVAGHIPGAVSRVFKANLNADLTFRPRNELRREFEELIKSHAPASVVHQCGSGITSCVNLFAMELAGLTGSRLYVGSWSEWVADPARPVAVGASA, from the coding sequence ATGATGCTAATCACAACCGACGAATTGAACGCGCACTTGAACGACCCGGACTGGGTCGTTTTCGACTGCAGGCATGACCTCATCGACACCGCCAAGGGCGAGCGTGTCTACGGGGAGGGACACATTCCCGGAGCGTTTCTTGCGGGAATCGACAGGGATCTCTCCGGGAGGAAGGTTCCGGGAGGTGGTCGACACCCCCTTCCGGACAAGCGCGACTTTCTCGCGTTTCTTGCCCGGTGCGGAGTGACGCCGTCATCAACGATCGTCGCCTATGACGACGCGGGCGGCTTTTTTGCCGCACGGCTGTGGTGGATGTTGTCGCGCTGGCTGGGGCACAAGCGGGTTGGGCTTCTCGATGGCGGTATTGTTCGTTGGAAGTCCCAAAACAGAAAACTCTCGATGGATGCCCCCTCGCCAAAGGTGAACCCAGCGATGGATCGAGCGGCGAATTCGGACGCAAGCGTGTCGGTTGATGAATTGGTGTCACATCTCGGAGACGGCAAACTGCTTGTCGTGGATGCCCGCTCCGGTGATCGCTATCGTGGCGAAGTGGAGCCCATGGACCGCGTCGCCGGGCACATTCCCGGCGCGGTCAGCCGGGTCTTCAAGGCCAACCTCAATGCGGATCTGACCTTCAGGCCCCGCAATGAGCTCAGGCGGGAGTTTGAAGAACTGATCAAGTCGCACGCGCCCGCCTCGGTGGTTCACCAGTGCGGCTCGGGCATCACATCGTGCGTCAATCTCTTTGCCATGGAGCTTGCGGGCCTCACTGGTTCAAGGCTCTACGTGGGCTCATGGAGCGAATGGGTCGCCGATCCCGCGCGACCCGTTGCCGTGGGGGCATCGGCATGA
- a CDS encoding acyloxyacyl hydrolase codes for MRTFPRPGTLLSLLCLAVVAPCAGEGALHPAEQSAVDVETGAIWQVGTGTPLSYRLFPTQLSWRSKEAFGLELGNGFRVRFRHRLTLQATWIDQGPESHYVAVGGSPSIELWDRMGRWALAGGAGGGLGMLDSRGVKGGQGQDFTFHWFARGGIEHVIAPARRIMAGVLFQHMSNGGQTKPNPGIDAVGFTFGYSASY; via the coding sequence ATGCGAACATTTCCACGACCAGGAACGCTCCTCTCGCTGTTGTGCCTTGCCGTTGTTGCGCCATGCGCCGGCGAAGGCGCGTTGCATCCGGCGGAGCAATCGGCCGTCGATGTGGAAACGGGCGCGATCTGGCAGGTTGGCACCGGCACTCCCCTGTCCTATCGGTTGTTTCCGACCCAGTTGTCGTGGAGATCGAAGGAAGCGTTCGGCTTGGAACTGGGAAACGGCTTTCGGGTGCGTTTTCGACATCGCCTCACGCTTCAGGCGACGTGGATAGATCAGGGGCCTGAATCGCACTACGTCGCCGTTGGCGGATCGCCATCAATCGAGCTCTGGGATCGCATGGGGCGCTGGGCTCTGGCGGGTGGCGCAGGCGGTGGGCTCGGAATGCTCGACTCACGTGGTGTCAAGGGAGGACAGGGGCAGGATTTCACGTTTCACTGGTTTGCGCGGGGAGGCATCGAGCACGTGATCGCACCTGCACGCAGAATCATGGCAGGAGTGCTCTTCCAGCACATGTCGAACGGAGGACAGACAAAGCCCAACCCTGGGATTGACGCCGTGGGCTTCACCTTCGGCTATTCCGCCAGCTACTGA
- a CDS encoding transporter — protein sequence MNSPSTRSPRQFLHPFAFVFALIACNGADAARELSTDRPDATESPFTVEPGRLQVELSFASFMDDRHNTERDATHTKVFNIAPVNVRIGLSSSWEIQIVLDSFLDVKTENRPLGFRMRQRGFGDTTLRVKHNFWGNDAGESAFGVMPFVKLPTHSGKFGDRFAEGGILFPYAAKLSEDTSFGTMVELDVVRNSGDDGYDLIAVGTMTVGRDLTGAMGGFVELALETGVGKPSLGFNTGLTLAVNDNCQLDAGLSVGITRAAPDLGVFFGISQRF from the coding sequence GTGAACAGCCCATCCACGCGGTCGCCACGCCAGTTCCTTCATCCCTTCGCGTTTGTTTTCGCATTGATCGCCTGCAATGGCGCCGACGCAGCTCGCGAACTCAGCACCGATCGCCCTGACGCGACCGAAAGTCCCTTCACCGTTGAGCCCGGACGGCTGCAGGTCGAATTGAGTTTCGCAAGCTTCATGGACGACCGTCATAACACCGAACGCGACGCCACTCACACGAAGGTTTTCAATATTGCGCCAGTCAACGTTCGCATCGGCCTGAGTTCCTCCTGGGAGATCCAGATTGTGCTCGACAGTTTTCTCGACGTGAAAACCGAGAATCGTCCTCTTGGCTTTCGAATGCGGCAGCGCGGCTTCGGCGACACGACCTTGAGGGTGAAGCATAACTTCTGGGGAAACGACGCTGGCGAATCCGCATTCGGCGTAATGCCGTTCGTGAAGCTACCCACGCACTCCGGCAAGTTTGGCGACCGCTTTGCCGAGGGTGGCATCCTATTTCCCTATGCCGCAAAGTTGAGTGAAGACACGAGCTTTGGCACCATGGTTGAATTGGACGTTGTCAGAAACTCGGGCGATGATGGATACGACTTGATAGCTGTCGGCACGATGACGGTCGGTCGCGATCTCACCGGTGCCATGGGAGGATTCGTGGAACTCGCGCTGGAGACAGGCGTCGGAAAACCGTCCCTTGGCTTCAATACGGGTCTAACCTTGGCCGTGAACGACAACTGTCAGCTCGATGCGGGACTGAGCGTGGGAATCACTCGCGCGGCACCGGACTTGGGTGTATTTTTCGGCATCTCCCAACGCTTCTGA
- a CDS encoding metal ABC transporter permease, translating into MRRGVLFFIGSAVFAHAGGVRDFVDSDWSSQIARFLTLQDASVRYALLGSVLLGLGCGLLGSFIVVRRMALVGDALSHAVLPGVAIGFLWNMTKDPIAILVGATIAGLLGTSLVSAISRTTRLKEDAALGLVLATFFAMGICLMTMIQRLPTGNKSGLDKFLFGQAAALSSGDIVLMTIITALAIVLVVSFYKELLASSFDPGFSSSIGIPTRWIHHGLMLLLTASVVIALQAVGVVLVSAMLITPASAAYLLTDRLHRLLILAAIFGVAAGVLGAFLSFVGPSLPTGPLMVMGASAIFSTAFLFGPRHGVVARWLLRRSGAARTRRENTLKAMFHVMEAGHFQSESVTFHELAIRRKETIEDVQRLGRDLVRHGLASISGDALYFTPPGRKRAGEIVRNHRLWELYLTQSANIAADHVHDDAEKIEHVLGESVVRDLERRLGHATFDPHGRAIPTTRSIHGETPRLDLGNGSGK; encoded by the coding sequence ATGCGCAGGGGTGTGCTGTTTTTCATTGGATCCGCCGTCTTCGCACACGCCGGCGGCGTGCGCGATTTCGTCGATTCTGACTGGAGCAGTCAGATCGCCCGTTTTCTGACGCTGCAGGATGCGTCCGTGAGATATGCTCTTCTCGGCTCGGTGCTTCTGGGGCTCGGATGCGGACTCCTGGGAAGTTTCATCGTTGTGCGCAGAATGGCGCTGGTCGGAGACGCGCTTTCACATGCCGTGCTTCCGGGCGTGGCCATCGGCTTCCTCTGGAACATGACAAAGGATCCCATCGCGATCCTTGTCGGGGCGACAATCGCCGGGCTGCTTGGAACGTCCCTGGTTTCGGCGATCTCCCGCACGACGCGGCTCAAGGAGGATGCAGCACTCGGCCTGGTTCTGGCCACATTCTTCGCCATGGGAATATGCCTCATGACGATGATTCAGCGACTGCCGACGGGAAACAAGAGCGGCCTGGACAAGTTCCTTTTCGGTCAGGCCGCCGCGCTCAGTTCGGGTGACATCGTGCTGATGACGATCATCACCGCCCTGGCAATCGTGCTCGTCGTGTCGTTCTACAAGGAGCTCCTCGCATCCAGCTTCGACCCCGGATTCTCAAGCTCGATCGGAATCCCAACACGCTGGATACACCACGGCCTCATGCTCCTCCTCACCGCATCCGTGGTCATAGCACTCCAGGCGGTGGGAGTCGTGCTGGTCTCGGCGATGTTGATCACGCCCGCGTCGGCCGCCTACCTGCTGACCGACCGACTTCACAGGCTGCTCATCCTCGCCGCCATCTTTGGCGTGGCTGCCGGCGTGCTCGGTGCCTTTCTATCCTTTGTCGGTCCGAGCCTTCCGACCGGCCCGCTCATGGTGATGGGTGCCAGTGCGATCTTCTCGACCGCTTTTCTCTTCGGTCCACGCCATGGGGTCGTGGCGCGATGGCTCCTGCGTCGCAGCGGTGCGGCGCGCACTCGGCGGGAAAACACGCTGAAGGCGATGTTTCATGTCATGGAGGCGGGGCACTTCCAGTCGGAAAGCGTAACCTTTCACGAACTGGCCATCCGCCGGAAGGAGACCATTGAGGATGTGCAGCGGCTTGGCCGGGATCTGGTGCGCCATGGTCTTGCCAGCATTTCCGGCGACGCCCTCTACTTTACGCCGCCGGGAAGGAAGCGGGCGGGGGAGATTGTTCGAAATCACAGGCTATGGGAGCTCTACCTGACGCAATCCGCAAACATCGCGGCTGATCACGTGCATGATGATGCTGAAAAAATCGAGCACGTGCTGGGTGAGTCCGTGGTCCGCGACCTGGAGCGGCGGCTGGGTCATGCCACCTTCGATCCCCATGGGCGCGCCATTCCCACGACGCGATCGATTCACGGAGAAACTCCACGGCTCGACCTGGGCAATGGCTCTGGAAAATGA
- a CDS encoding SPFH domain-containing protein: MGLLDYLKSQFIEIIQWEDDSRDTLSWRFPDEDKEIKRGAQLIVRESQTVQFVYLGQFGDAFGPGKHTLNTDNIPILSTLKGWKYGFESPFKADVYFVNTRLFTGNKWGTSNPVMLRDADFGIVRVRAFGTYDFRITNVPTFLKEVAGTDHHFRIDEFADTMRSRLVSVFTDALASSKLPALDVASRYGELGEALLPLINPTLKEKYGLELGSFIIENVSVPPEVEQAIDKRSSMAAIGNLNDYIKFKMAEGMGSGGGGGPAGTAAELAMGFGMAQQMMNQPGGMFGPQGTPPAGGPPVAVGAAPAAAAMDLLGPAQAAQALGVSEADVLTELEKGSLKGKKIGSTWRITRAALTEFMNS; the protein is encoded by the coding sequence ATGGGCCTTCTCGATTATCTCAAGTCTCAGTTCATTGAAATCATCCAGTGGGAGGACGATTCCCGCGACACCCTTTCCTGGCGTTTTCCCGATGAGGACAAGGAAATCAAGCGTGGCGCGCAACTGATCGTCCGGGAATCGCAGACCGTCCAGTTTGTCTATCTTGGGCAGTTCGGAGACGCCTTTGGGCCGGGCAAACACACCCTCAACACGGACAACATTCCGATTCTCTCCACCCTTAAGGGATGGAAGTACGGCTTCGAGAGCCCGTTCAAGGCCGACGTCTATTTCGTCAACACCCGCCTGTTCACCGGCAACAAGTGGGGCACGTCGAATCCCGTCATGCTGCGCGACGCCGATTTCGGGATCGTTCGCGTGCGGGCATTCGGCACCTACGATTTTCGAATCACCAATGTGCCCACGTTCCTGAAGGAGGTTGCAGGCACCGATCATCACTTCCGGATCGACGAGTTTGCGGACACAATGCGCTCGCGCCTGGTGAGCGTGTTTACGGACGCGCTCGCGAGCTCGAAACTGCCGGCGCTGGATGTCGCGTCGCGCTACGGCGAACTCGGCGAAGCGCTCCTCCCGCTGATCAATCCGACGCTGAAGGAGAAATACGGTCTGGAGCTGGGCAGTTTCATCATAGAGAACGTATCCGTACCTCCCGAAGTGGAGCAGGCCATCGACAAGCGCTCGAGCATGGCGGCCATCGGAAATCTCAACGACTACATCAAGTTCAAGATGGCCGAGGGCATGGGCTCGGGTGGGGGCGGCGGCCCGGCCGGCACCGCGGCGGAACTGGCCATGGGTTTTGGTATGGCGCAGCAGATGATGAATCAACCCGGCGGCATGTTTGGCCCCCAGGGAACGCCTCCCGCGGGAGGTCCGCCTGTGGCGGTTGGAGCCGCGCCCGCAGCTGCGGCAATGGATCTTCTCGGCCCCGCGCAGGCGGCGCAAGCACTCGGCGTGTCCGAGGCTGATGTTTTGACGGAGCTGGAAAAGGGATCGCTCAAGGGAAAAAAGATCGGCTCTACGTGGCGCATCACCCGGGCGGCGCTCACCGAGTTCATGAACAGTTGA
- a CDS encoding zinc ribbon domain-containing protein: MEAQARSKFSCPSCGAEATWNPAKKALVCSFCGTVSPATVELTGFSQTPNAIVEHELVQALRNIPDSARGWQAKKIQVKCQSCQAISVFDEKNVAQRCDFCGSASLVPYEEIKESFRPESLLPLKLSNAQVRDSIRKWYGSRWFAPNRLKRGAMTDVVKGLYIPYWTFDAQVHADWTAMSGDYYYETESFTDGKGQRQTRQVRKVRWYPSSGALDHFFDDELVSASRGVHPELIQGVEPFPTKELVPYNPSFISGWVVERYQIDLPSAAQTARTKMESKTVSLCASQVPGDTHRDLNVRSAFSAQTFKHILVPIWMVSYDFHGKSFQCVINGYTGSIAGEYPKSWIKIALAVLGVAAVVIFFLWLEGRR; the protein is encoded by the coding sequence ATGGAAGCCCAGGCTCGCTCAAAGTTTTCGTGTCCGTCGTGTGGCGCTGAGGCCACTTGGAATCCCGCGAAGAAGGCGCTGGTCTGCAGTTTCTGCGGAACGGTTTCCCCGGCGACGGTTGAACTGACCGGCTTCAGCCAGACGCCCAACGCGATCGTCGAGCACGAACTCGTGCAGGCTTTGCGCAATATTCCGGACTCGGCGCGGGGATGGCAGGCAAAGAAGATCCAGGTTAAATGCCAGTCCTGCCAGGCGATCTCGGTCTTCGACGAAAAGAATGTGGCCCAGCGCTGCGATTTTTGCGGATCGGCATCGCTGGTGCCCTACGAGGAGATCAAGGAGTCATTCCGCCCGGAGAGCCTTCTGCCGCTAAAACTCAGCAACGCCCAGGTGCGGGATTCGATCCGAAAATGGTATGGATCGCGCTGGTTCGCGCCCAACCGGCTCAAACGCGGCGCGATGACCGATGTCGTCAAGGGCCTCTACATTCCCTACTGGACATTCGATGCGCAGGTTCACGCGGACTGGACTGCCATGTCGGGGGACTACTACTACGAAACGGAGTCCTTCACCGATGGGAAGGGACAGCGGCAGACCCGGCAGGTGCGAAAAGTGCGCTGGTATCCGTCATCCGGCGCTCTGGATCACTTCTTTGACGACGAGCTTGTCTCGGCCTCGCGCGGCGTTCATCCCGAGCTTATTCAGGGAGTGGAGCCCTTTCCGACCAAGGAACTGGTCCCCTACAATCCCAGTTTCATTTCCGGCTGGGTCGTTGAGCGCTATCAGATCGATCTGCCGAGCGCCGCACAGACTGCACGCACCAAAATGGAGTCAAAAACCGTGAGCCTGTGCGCTTCCCAGGTGCCGGGCGACACTCATCGCGACCTGAACGTCCGCTCCGCGTTCTCAGCGCAGACCTTCAAGCACATTCTCGTTCCCATCTGGATGGTCAGCTACGATTTTCACGGCAAAAGTTTCCAGTGCGTGATAAATGGATACACCGGCTCAATCGCCGGTGAGTATCCCAAGAGCTGGATCAAGATTGCACTCGCTGTCCTTGGCGTCGCCGCAGTCGTCATCTTCTTCCTGTGGCTCGAAGGACGGCGCTAG
- a CDS encoding sulfurtransferase, with product MSSIVHFSGYKFTPLSNLPDLKEELLAFCREKSLCGTILLSPEGINFYVAGAAESGEALLLKLRTCAGLGDLAAKRSSSARRPYDRMMVKIKREIIAFGDEQIDPARHTSPKLSAGELKQWLDEGRDVTLLDTRNDYEVHLGTFRNAVPAGIDHFRDFPEAVRRLPAEWKTKPIVMFCTGGIRCEKAGPCMEREGFRHVFQLDGGILRYFEECGAAHFEGECFVFDQRVGLDPALKETQSILCARCQMPLASEEQAHPHFVAGKSCPHCHGRVTSPA from the coding sequence ATGTCGTCCATCGTTCACTTTTCCGGTTACAAGTTCACACCGCTCTCGAATCTGCCCGATCTGAAGGAGGAGCTTCTGGCATTCTGCCGTGAGAAGAGTCTGTGCGGAACGATTTTGCTTAGCCCGGAAGGCATCAATTTCTATGTCGCGGGCGCGGCGGAATCGGGCGAAGCCCTTCTTTTGAAACTGCGCACCTGCGCCGGCCTTGGGGATCTTGCCGCAAAGCGCAGCAGCAGCGCCCGGCGGCCGTACGACCGCATGATGGTCAAGATCAAGCGGGAGATCATTGCGTTTGGCGACGAACAGATCGATCCGGCTCGTCACACATCCCCGAAGCTCTCCGCAGGGGAACTGAAGCAGTGGCTGGACGAAGGACGGGATGTGACGCTGCTCGACACGCGAAACGACTACGAAGTCCATCTCGGGACATTCAGGAATGCGGTGCCTGCCGGCATCGATCATTTCCGTGATTTTCCAGAGGCGGTCCGCCGTCTGCCCGCTGAATGGAAGACGAAGCCAATCGTGATGTTCTGCACCGGTGGCATCCGCTGTGAAAAGGCCGGCCCCTGCATGGAGCGGGAGGGATTCCGACATGTATTCCAGCTCGACGGAGGAATCCTGCGCTATTTCGAAGAATGCGGTGCCGCACATTTTGAAGGCGAATGCTTCGTGTTTGATCAGCGCGTCGGCCTCGATCCTGCGTTGAAGGAAACACAGTCGATCCTGTGCGCACGGTGCCAGATGCCTCTTGCCTCAGAGGAGCAGGCTCATCCCCACTTTGTGGCCGGAAAGAGTTGTCCGCACTGTCATGGGCGCGTGACTTCGCCGGCTTGA
- a CDS encoding zinc ABC transporter substrate-binding protein has protein sequence MTALPLLHLVRGISLSILIGGLAIAGPLRVVTTSTMITDLVRQIGGDAVTVTGLMGPGVDPHLYKARASDVLELQKADVIFYSGLMLEGKMAELFGRLEKHKPVVAVTRDIPRDRLLHPPKFEGHPDPHVWFDVSLWMKCIHPVVETLAANDPAHKGDYASRGFRLRESLSALHQWAQAKAQELPVEKRVLVTSHDAYNYFGRAYGFQVIGLQGISTVSEAALSDMARLVDFIKSHRVKAIFVESSVPHATIERVSLDAGVRIGGELFSDAMGTPGAIENGYDLGTYEGMIKHNLTTIVNSLK, from the coding sequence ATGACCGCGCTGCCATTGCTCCATCTTGTCAGAGGCATTTCGCTTTCAATCCTCATTGGAGGCCTTGCCATCGCCGGACCGCTGCGGGTTGTGACCACCTCAACGATGATCACCGACCTCGTCAGGCAGATCGGCGGAGATGCAGTCACCGTCACCGGCCTCATGGGACCGGGTGTCGATCCGCACCTTTACAAGGCTCGCGCTTCCGATGTCTTGGAACTTCAGAAGGCGGATGTCATTTTCTACAGCGGTTTGATGCTTGAGGGAAAAATGGCCGAGCTCTTTGGGCGTCTTGAAAAGCACAAGCCGGTTGTGGCCGTGACACGCGACATACCCCGCGATCGTCTGCTGCATCCGCCGAAGTTCGAGGGCCATCCGGATCCGCACGTCTGGTTCGACGTTTCGCTGTGGATGAAATGCATCCATCCCGTGGTTGAAACGCTGGCCGCCAATGATCCCGCGCACAAGGGCGATTATGCGAGCCGCGGATTCAGGCTGCGCGAGTCGCTTTCCGCACTTCATCAATGGGCGCAGGCCAAGGCGCAGGAATTGCCCGTCGAGAAGCGCGTTCTTGTCACCAGCCACGACGCCTACAACTACTTCGGACGCGCCTACGGATTTCAGGTCATCGGACTCCAAGGCATCTCGACTGTGAGCGAGGCGGCGCTGTCCGACATGGCCAGGCTCGTCGACTTCATCAAATCGCACCGCGTGAAGGCCATCTTTGTCGAGTCGAGCGTGCCGCATGCGACCATTGAACGAGTCTCGCTTGATGCCGGAGTCAGGATTGGCGGGGAACTGTTCTCCGACGCCATGGGAACGCCGGGCGCAATCGAAAACGGCTACGATCTCGGCACCTACGAGGGCATGATCAAGCACAACCTGACGACCATAGTGAATTCCCTCAAGTGA
- a CDS encoding metal ABC transporter permease, whose amino-acid sequence MTEIIPNFDPHAVLIAPWTENLSLFGWIAAMGFAVTGACGLIGNYLMLRRMALMGDAVSHSVLPGLVAAFLISGSRGTLPMFVGALAAGGFTSVMIETIHKLTRVKQDAAIGITFSTLFAIGVVMTSIFAAQVDLDADCVLYGEIAFVPLEPMVSLGGIVLGPVPFVRMASVLLVISLLIIAFYKQLLVSAFDPGLARSLGTNPVVMHYGLMAALSVVVVSAFESVGAILVIAMLILPGATASLISTRLSRVHLLSLLHAAISAWLGVTLGVWLDCSIAAAMVVAGALLFGVVWIVSPREGLIVRWAGRRAPVQIPPQHGSEADQSRQAVSR is encoded by the coding sequence ATGACTGAAATCATTCCAAACTTCGACCCTCATGCGGTTCTGATCGCCCCTTGGACGGAGAATCTTTCCCTGTTCGGGTGGATTGCCGCGATGGGGTTTGCCGTGACAGGAGCATGCGGCCTGATTGGAAACTACCTCATGCTGCGGCGCATGGCGTTGATGGGCGACGCCGTGAGCCACAGCGTGCTGCCGGGACTGGTCGCCGCCTTTCTGATTTCCGGAAGCCGTGGCACGCTGCCGATGTTTGTCGGCGCGCTCGCCGCCGGTGGATTCACCTCGGTGATGATTGAAACGATTCACAAGCTCACGCGCGTCAAGCAGGACGCCGCCATTGGAATCACATTCTCCACCTTGTTCGCGATCGGTGTGGTCATGACAAGCATCTTCGCGGCACAGGTGGACCTGGACGCAGACTGCGTGCTCTACGGTGAAATTGCATTCGTTCCCCTCGAGCCGATGGTCAGTCTTGGAGGCATCGTTCTGGGCCCCGTTCCGTTTGTCCGGATGGCTTCCGTCCTGCTTGTCATCTCGCTTCTGATCATTGCCTTCTACAAGCAGCTTCTCGTGAGCGCATTCGATCCCGGCCTGGCGCGGTCCCTCGGCACGAATCCGGTGGTCATGCACTATGGCCTGATGGCCGCTTTGTCGGTTGTGGTCGTGAGCGCCTTCGAGTCCGTCGGCGCAATTCTGGTCATCGCCATGCTCATACTCCCGGGCGCCACTGCATCACTGATCTCCACACGGCTGTCGCGTGTGCATCTGCTTTCGCTGCTGCATGCGGCGATCAGCGCGTGGCTCGGCGTCACCCTGGGAGTGTGGCTCGATTGTTCCATCGCCGCCGCCATGGTTGTGGCCGGGGCGCTGTTGTTCGGGGTTGTGTGGATTGTCAGTCCGCGGGAGGGCCTGATAGTGCGTTGGGCCGGACGGCGCGCGCCCGTGCAGATTCCCCCGCAACACGGTTCGGAAGCAGATCAATCACGGCAGGCTGTCAGCCGGTAG
- a CDS encoding metal ABC transporter ATP-binding protein: protein MIQQSPPLEIHDLTVAYHKKPVLWGVDLAIDPGRLIGIVGPNGAGKSTLIKACMGLLPLQSGWVKVFGDSFHRMARRVGYVPQRESVDWDFPVNVLDVVLMGRYGRLGLLHRPGKVDRTIARACLDKVHLLPYANRQIANLSGGQQQRVFLARALAQEADLYFMDEPFAGVDAATEAAIITVLRELRDKGKTLLVVHHDLPTARQYFDDLLLLNMNVVAFGKTQDVFTAELLQKTYGGRLTILSEVAQALGAHGSSR, encoded by the coding sequence ATGATCCAGCAGTCTCCACCCTTGGAAATCCACGACCTGACGGTCGCCTACCACAAGAAACCGGTGCTCTGGGGTGTCGATCTCGCGATAGATCCAGGGCGGCTCATCGGGATCGTGGGTCCGAATGGCGCCGGCAAGTCGACTCTCATCAAGGCATGCATGGGCCTGCTGCCTTTGCAAAGCGGCTGGGTGAAGGTATTCGGCGATTCATTCCACAGGATGGCGCGTCGCGTTGGCTATGTGCCGCAGCGCGAATCCGTCGACTGGGACTTCCCGGTCAATGTCCTGGATGTCGTCCTGATGGGGCGTTACGGACGCCTCGGTCTTCTCCACCGACCAGGAAAGGTCGATCGGACGATCGCCCGTGCATGCCTCGACAAGGTCCACCTCCTGCCCTATGCCAACCGGCAGATCGCAAACCTTTCGGGTGGACAGCAGCAGCGCGTTTTTCTCGCCCGCGCACTGGCGCAGGAGGCTGATCTGTATTTCATGGATGAACCGTTCGCCGGGGTGGATGCCGCGACCGAAGCGGCGATCATCACCGTGCTGAGGGAACTGCGCGACAAGGGAAAGACGCTCCTCGTGGTCCATCACGATCTTCCGACAGCCCGACAATACTTCGACGATCTGCTTCTACTGAACATGAATGTCGTCGCATTCGGAAAAACCCAGGATGTATTCACAGCGGAGCTGCTCCAGAAGACGTACGGCGGAAGGCTCACGATACTCAGCGAAGTCGCCCAGGCGCTGGGTGCGCACGGGAGTTCGCGATAG